In the Ruminococcus sp. OA3 genome, one interval contains:
- a CDS encoding DUF4160 domain-containing protein codes for MPKALLDFLWYTFYFYSNENGEPIHIHVAKGKPSESSTKFWIKRDGVILEHNRGNIPKSDLKKIQKYICANRAIIVNRWYEYFGS; via the coding sequence GTGCCTAAAGCGTTACTTGATTTTTTGTGGTATACATTTTATTTTTACTCAAATGAGAATGGAGAGCCTATTCATATTCATGTAGCTAAAGGAAAACCGTCTGAAAGTTCTACAAAATTTTGGATAAAGAGAGATGGTGTTATATTGGAACATAACAGGGGTAATATTCCTAAAAGTGACTTGAAAAAGATTCAGAAATATATTTGTGCGAATAGAGCTATTATTGTTAATCGATGGTATGAGTATTTTGGGTCCTGA
- a CDS encoding radical SAM protein, with translation MHYVKAKGILSAKNGMNLYRGCSHGCIYCDSRSKCYHMEHEFEDIEIKENAIELLEIALKHKRKKCMIGTGAMTDPYIPLEMELGHIRKAMALVCEYGHGFTVITKSSRILRDIDLLKKINDTTKCVVQMTMTTYDEELCRKIEPNVSTTRERFEVLKELHGAGIPAVVWLSPILPFINDTEENILGILDYCARAEVYGVICFGMGLTLRDGNREYFYRQLDRSFPGMKEKYIRKYGDQYMIESPNSRKLMALFHEICRQNEMLHDNAQIFAYLNTFEEKYAGRQLSIFDL, from the coding sequence ATGCATTACGTGAAAGCAAAAGGAATCCTGTCAGCAAAAAATGGGATGAATCTCTACCGCGGCTGTTCCCACGGGTGCATTTACTGTGATTCCAGGAGTAAATGCTACCATATGGAACACGAATTTGAGGATATTGAGATTAAGGAGAATGCTATTGAACTTCTGGAGATTGCACTGAAACATAAACGGAAGAAATGTATGATCGGCACGGGGGCCATGACAGACCCCTACATTCCGCTGGAGATGGAACTTGGACATATCAGAAAGGCAATGGCGCTGGTCTGCGAGTACGGCCACGGGTTTACGGTGATCACAAAGTCCAGTCGCATTCTGAGGGACATCGATCTTCTGAAGAAAATAAACGACACCACCAAATGCGTGGTCCAGATGACGATGACAACCTATGACGAAGAGCTGTGCCGAAAGATTGAACCCAACGTGAGTACGACACGGGAGCGGTTTGAAGTCCTGAAGGAGCTGCACGGCGCCGGAATACCAGCGGTTGTGTGGCTCAGTCCCATCCTGCCGTTTATCAACGATACGGAGGAAAATATTCTGGGGATCCTGGATTACTGTGCCAGAGCAGAGGTATACGGCGTCATCTGTTTCGGTATGGGACTGACGCTGCGCGATGGAAACAGAGAATACTTCTACAGACAACTGGACAGGAGCTTTCCGGGTATGAAAGAAAAATATATTCGGAAATACGGCGATCAATATATGATAGAGAGTCCAAACAGCCGGAAGCTGATGGCTTTGTTTCACGAAATCTGCAGGCAGAATGAAATGCTTCACGACAATGCTCAGATATTTGCTTATCTGAATACCTTTGAGGAAAAATATGCGGGGAGACAGCTGTCGATATTTGATCTATAA
- a CDS encoding recombinase family protein has translation MTYGYIRVSSKDQNEERQLIAMREFGVPPENIFLDKQSGKDFNRPQYQRLLNSLRADDLLVVKSIDRLGRNYDEILLQWRVITKEKLTSVVVLDMPLLDTRRGRDLTGTLIADIVLQLLSYIAETERDNIRQRQAEGIAAAKSRGVHLGRPRIAVPDSFDMVKHDYLSGKITCRHAARLLSTSPSTFLRWLKRSS, from the coding sequence ATGACTTATGGATATATCCGTGTCTCTTCAAAAGACCAGAATGAAGAGCGACAGCTGATTGCAATGCGGGAATTTGGCGTCCCTCCGGAAAATATTTTTCTGGACAAGCAATCCGGCAAAGACTTTAACCGTCCGCAGTATCAACGTCTGCTGAACTCTCTGCGTGCAGACGATCTTCTTGTGGTCAAAAGCATCGACCGTCTTGGACGGAATTACGATGAAATCCTGCTGCAGTGGCGCGTAATCACCAAAGAGAAACTGACCTCGGTCGTTGTCCTTGATATGCCCCTTCTGGATACCCGCAGAGGACGTGATCTCACAGGAACACTGATCGCGGACATTGTGCTTCAGCTTCTCAGCTATATTGCAGAGACAGAACGCGACAACATCCGCCAGCGTCAGGCCGAAGGCATTGCCGCAGCCAAGTCCAGGGGTGTTCACCTGGGACGTCCGCGAATCGCGGTACCAGACTCTTTTGACATGGTAAAGCATGACTATCTCTCCGGAAAGATCACCTGCCGTCATGCTGCCAGACTGCTCAGCACCTCGCCTTCTACCTTTTTACGCTGGCTGAAAAGATCTTCTTAG
- a CDS encoding RNA-binding domain-containing protein, whose product MIDLKNLENYQENNRIEAKRALGGLPKSIWETYSAFANTIGGMILLGVEEMPDKSLKAIDLPDPDGLIHEFWKLVNDVNKASVNVLSRRDIEIHKLNGKRIISIDVPRADRRDRPVFVDGDMNTGTYRRDGEGDYHCTREEIERMLRDAGKTDTDSRVISSLPSSIMERDAVDHFRFVMMCSRPNHLWEGLEDDEFLTRAGVLKPGEDGELHPTEAGLLMFGNEQAIRSAFPDYHLEYRELDYEHEVSYRFTSDEGGWSGNIYDFYFKVCYRLSELFTYQFRHTPEEAEVAMALKEALANCIVNADYNGQGGIVVMKRPTALVFSNPGSFRMDVEKAKGAGVSDPRNTIMNRLFKLIGLCEGLGGGLVRIFNTWQKKEWPQPVIRESFHPERITLILTFDENNLNMKPDPPKWDRRRKMTLRKMRKDAIIDYVTRNITATADDIAELLMIRADGALQLIQELCEEQILVTEKIHGKTTCRLKS is encoded by the coding sequence ATGATAGACCTGAAAAATCTTGAAAATTACCAGGAAAATAACAGGATAGAAGCCAAGCGAGCCCTGGGTGGACTACCGAAAAGTATCTGGGAGACGTATTCTGCATTTGCAAATACGATCGGTGGTATGATATTGCTCGGTGTGGAAGAGATGCCGGACAAAAGTCTGAAGGCGATCGACCTTCCGGACCCTGACGGACTGATCCATGAGTTCTGGAAGCTTGTGAACGATGTGAACAAAGCGAGTGTCAACGTGTTGTCCAGAAGAGACATAGAAATACATAAGTTAAACGGCAAACGAATCATTTCCATCGATGTGCCCAGAGCAGACCGCCGGGACCGTCCGGTATTTGTAGACGGTGATATGAATACAGGAACTTACCGCAGAGACGGCGAAGGGGATTACCACTGTACGCGGGAAGAGATTGAGCGGATGCTGCGCGATGCCGGAAAAACAGATACGGACAGCCGGGTCATCAGCAGCCTTCCGTCGAGTATCATGGAACGTGATGCAGTCGACCACTTTCGGTTTGTGATGATGTGCAGCCGGCCAAATCACTTATGGGAAGGTCTGGAAGACGATGAATTTCTGACAAGGGCAGGCGTTCTGAAACCGGGTGAGGACGGAGAGCTGCACCCTACGGAGGCAGGCCTGTTAATGTTTGGGAATGAACAGGCGATCCGCAGTGCCTTTCCGGATTATCATCTGGAATACAGAGAGCTGGATTATGAACACGAGGTTTCCTACCGCTTTACATCAGATGAAGGGGGCTGGAGCGGCAACATTTATGATTTTTATTTTAAAGTCTGTTACAGGCTGTCGGAATTATTCACGTACCAGTTCCGGCATACACCGGAGGAGGCAGAGGTGGCGATGGCGCTCAAAGAAGCGCTTGCCAACTGCATTGTCAATGCGGATTACAATGGTCAGGGCGGTATTGTCGTGATGAAGAGGCCGACGGCATTGGTATTTTCCAATCCTGGGAGTTTTCGAATGGATGTGGAGAAAGCAAAAGGCGCAGGAGTCTCAGATCCGAGAAATACAATCATGAACCGTCTGTTCAAGCTGATCGGATTGTGTGAAGGGCTCGGAGGTGGTCTGGTCAGGATCTTCAACACTTGGCAAAAGAAGGAATGGCCGCAGCCCGTAATCCGTGAAAGTTTCCATCCGGAGCGTATCACGCTGATACTTACGTTTGATGAAAATAATCTGAATATGAAGCCGGATCCGCCGAAGTGGGACCGGAGACGTAAAATGACACTGCGCAAAATGAGAAAAGATGCGATCATCGACTACGTTACACGTAATATCACGGCCACAGCCGATGATATCGCAGAGCTGCTTATGATAAGGGCTGATGGTGCCCTACAGCTGATCCAGGAACTGTGCGAAGAACAGATTCTGGTGACAGAAAAGATCCACGGAAAAACAACATGCCGTCTGAAATCCTGA
- a CDS encoding helix-turn-helix transcriptional regulator has product MIDLVELGNRIKKQRELLGYTREHLAELVNVTPRFCYDLELGLKGMSLETLCNLSSALNISTDYLLFGPKKDENLTSINALIATCPPEKRPLLDGIVSNFIQAVR; this is encoded by the coding sequence ATGATAGACTTGGTTGAACTTGGAAATCGTATAAAGAAACAACGTGAATTGCTTGGTTACACGCGGGAGCATCTTGCCGAATTAGTAAATGTTACACCTCGGTTCTGTTATGACCTCGAACTCGGACTAAAAGGAATGTCACTGGAAACTTTATGCAACTTGAGCAGCGCTTTAAATATTTCGACCGATTATCTGCTCTTCGGTCCAAAAAAGGACGAAAACCTTACTTCGATCAACGCGTTGATTGCAACGTGTCCGCCTGAAAAACGGCCTCTGCTGGACGGCATCGTCAGCAACTTTATTCAGGCAGTGCGATAA
- a CDS encoding nucleoside-diphosphate sugar epimerase/dehydratase, which produces MEKHKSRKRDIAAQWWARAMILALLDVILIAGSYFMALLLRFDFSYSHIPEQYIQGYVWSLPYWIIITVVIYYAFRLYHSVWSFAGVSELIRMTMAYLVLVPLYVIGSLIMNLHMPRSYYFIGCVLSYGLTTAIRFSYRFLRSYTSRHRQRVEGIRMEHIMIIGAGAAGQILIRELQSSSQLHSKVCCVVDDNPYKRGKILDGILIEGDRHDIPYLVKKHEIDRIIFAIPTASVQDRKEVLNICKECNCKLQTVPGIYQLVNEEVSVSKLRSVEITDLLGREQLKVNNDEILNVIGGKTVLVTGGGGSIGSELCRQIASADPKQLIIFEIYENNAYDIQQELLRTYPQLHLVTLIGSVRNSNRINSVMEKYRPDVVFHAAAHKHVPLMEDSPNEAIKNNVLGTYKTAIAAARYGVKNFVLISTDKAVNPTNIMGASKRLCEMVVQMMNRKTEQTDFVAVRFGNVLGSNGSVIPLFKKQIADGGPVTVTDPRIIRYFMTIPEAVSLVLQASYYAKGGEIFVLDMGDPVKIDDMAKNLIRLSGYVPDVDIKIEYTGLRPGEKLYEELLMDEEGLQETENKLIHIGQPIDMDDEWFKTKLRQLDEASYREADNIKEIVAEIVPTYHRET; this is translated from the coding sequence ATGGAAAAACATAAATCCAGAAAAAGAGATATCGCGGCACAATGGTGGGCCAGGGCAATGATACTGGCGCTGCTGGATGTCATCCTGATTGCGGGCTCATATTTCATGGCCCTGCTGCTGCGTTTTGATTTTTCGTATTCTCACATACCAGAACAATATATCCAGGGTTATGTGTGGTCGCTTCCATACTGGATTATCATTACCGTTGTCATCTACTATGCATTCCGGCTGTATCACAGCGTCTGGAGCTTTGCAGGTGTCTCGGAATTAATTCGGATGACGATGGCATATCTGGTTCTGGTGCCGTTATATGTCATTGGCTCTCTGATTATGAACCTGCACATGCCACGGTCTTATTATTTTATCGGCTGTGTGCTGAGCTATGGACTGACAACCGCCATTCGGTTTTCATACCGCTTTCTGAGAAGCTATACCAGCAGACACAGACAGCGGGTCGAAGGGATTCGAATGGAGCATATCATGATCATCGGCGCCGGTGCTGCGGGTCAGATTCTGATCCGTGAACTGCAGAGCAGCAGTCAGCTGCACTCTAAAGTATGCTGTGTAGTGGATGATAACCCTTATAAGAGAGGAAAGATCCTGGACGGCATCCTGATCGAGGGTGACCGCCATGATATTCCGTATCTGGTGAAAAAACACGAGATCGACCGGATTATCTTCGCAATACCGACGGCCAGCGTTCAGGACCGAAAGGAAGTCCTGAATATCTGTAAGGAATGTAACTGTAAGCTGCAGACGGTGCCGGGCATCTACCAGCTGGTGAATGAGGAAGTGAGCGTCAGCAAGCTGAGAAGTGTGGAGATCACAGACCTGCTTGGAAGGGAACAGCTGAAGGTCAACAATGATGAGATCCTGAATGTCATCGGAGGCAAGACTGTTCTTGTCACGGGAGGCGGAGGTTCCATCGGCAGTGAATTATGCCGGCAGATCGCATCCGCAGATCCGAAGCAGCTGATCATCTTCGAAATCTATGAGAACAACGCCTACGACATTCAGCAGGAACTGCTCCGCACCTATCCGCAGCTGCATCTGGTAACACTGATCGGTTCTGTTAGAAATTCCAACCGAATCAACAGTGTGATGGAAAAATACCGGCCGGATGTTGTCTTTCACGCCGCGGCCCACAAACACGTGCCGCTGATGGAAGACAGTCCGAACGAGGCGATCAAAAACAATGTACTGGGTACATATAAGACGGCGATAGCTGCCGCCCGATACGGTGTTAAGAATTTCGTATTGATTTCCACAGACAAAGCTGTGAACCCTACGAATATCATGGGGGCTTCCAAGCGTCTGTGCGAGATGGTCGTACAGATGATGAACCGAAAGACGGAACAGACAGACTTTGTGGCGGTCCGCTTCGGCAACGTTCTGGGCAGCAACGGAAGTGTGATTCCGCTGTTCAAAAAGCAGATCGCCGACGGTGGTCCGGTGACTGTTACCGATCCGCGAATCATCCGGTATTTTATGACAATACCTGAAGCTGTGTCCCTGGTGCTGCAGGCATCCTACTATGCAAAGGGTGGAGAAATCTTTGTTCTGGATATGGGAGATCCTGTAAAAATCGATGATATGGCGAAGAATCTGATCCGTCTTTCGGGATACGTTCCCGATGTGGATATCAAAATTGAATATACCGGCCTCCGTCCGGGTGAGAAGCTCTATGAGGAACTTCTGATGGATGAGGAAGGTCTTCAGGAGACAGAAAACAAACTGATCCATATCGGTCAGCCAATCGATATGGACGATGAGTGGTTCAAAACAAAGCTGCGCCAGCTGGATGAAGCGAGTTATCGCGAAGCCGATAATATAAAAGAGATCGTGGCGGAGATTGTGCCCACTTATCATCGGGAAACATAA